Proteins from a single region of Fundulus heteroclitus isolate FHET01 chromosome 12, MU-UCD_Fhet_4.1, whole genome shotgun sequence:
- the LOC110366839 gene encoding putative uncharacterized protein BRD3OS produces the protein MSAPGDPDAGDLVPAAPSRPALAAKALSEPFGRLRYRDTSLLIWQQQQLELQSGPPATYLTRSQSTWYSSYGNQAVLIRNRRGLQGSEGQSRICSVM, from the coding sequence ATGTCAGCCCCAGGTGACCCAGATGCAGGGGATCTGGTTCCTGCCGCTCCTTCCCGGCCCGCTCTGGCAGCCAAGGCCCTGTCGGAACCGTTCGGGAGGCTCCGGTACCGGGACACCTCCCTGCTGatctggcagcagcagcagctggagctccAGTCGGGACCGCCCGCCACTTACCTGACCCGGAGCCAGTCCACCTGGTACAGCAGCTACGGGAACCAGGCGGTACTGATCCGGAACCGCAGAGGCCTGCAGGGCTCCGAGGGCCAGTCCAGAATCTGTAGCGTCATGTAG
- the LOC105917130 gene encoding inactive phospholipid phosphatase 7 → MPGSQTRSRTRDRTNVLNRPEFMSLNQPSRREHSAGEGRAGAGPRRPVLRQQSQQDDTGARGSRDPSEGPPAADGNPKEATRWPEQDCMQLNPTFRGIAINSLLAIDISLSKRLGMCVGAHGPGAPLRSMVTLLALTGHALPWIFGTLICLWRSNTLAGQEVLVNLLLALILDLMTVAGMQKLVKRRGPWDLPPGFLDCIAMDMYSFPAAHASRAAMVSKFLLNHLVLAVPLRILLYLWAFLAGVSRVLLGKHHISDVGCGFALGFLHFSLVESVWLDSTMCQTLLSIGSLQWTPLV, encoded by the exons ATGCCCGGCAGCCAGACCCGGAGCCGGACCAGAGACCGGACCAACGTCCTGAACCGGCCCGAGTTCATGTCCCTGAACCAGCCGAGCCGCAGGGAGCACTCCGCTGGGGAGGGACGGGCCGGCGCTGGTCCACGGAGGCCCGTGCTGAGACAGCAGAGTCAGCAGGACGACACCGGAGCGAG GGGGTCCAGAGACCCCTCTGAGGGACCCCCAGCAGCAGACGGGAACCCAAAGGAGGCGACCCGCTGGCCCGAGCAGGACTGTATGCAGCTGAACCCTACGTTTCGAGGCATTGCCATCAACTCTCTGCTCGCCATTGACATCAGCCTCTCCAAGCGTCTTGGAATGTGCGTGGGGGCCCATGGACCCGGGGCCCCGCTGCGCTCCATGGTGACCCTGCTGGCCCTCACAGGACACGCCCTACCATGGATCTTTGGAACCCTGATCTGTCTGTGGCGGAGCAACACACTGGCTGGACAGGAAGTCCTGGTCAACCTGCTGCTGG CCCTGATCCTGGACCTGATGACAGTTGCTGGGATGCAGAAGTTGGTCAAGCGCAGAGGACCGTGGGACCTCCCTCCGGGGTTTTTGGACTGCATTGCCATGGATATGTATTCTTTCCCGGCAGCCCATGCCAGCCGGGCCGCCATGGTGTCCAAGTTCCTGTTGAACCACCTGGTGCTGGCG GTCCCGCTGAGGATCCTGCTCTACCTGTGGGCCTTCCTGGCGGGCGTGTCCCGGGTGCTGCTGGGGAAACACCACATCTCGGACGTCGGCTGTGGATTCGCTCTTGGCTTCCTGCACTTTAGCCTGGTGGAGTCTGTTTGGTTGGACTCAACCATGTGTCAGACGCTGCTCTCCATTGGCTCACTGCAATGGACTCCACTGGTTTAG